A single genomic interval of Lynx canadensis isolate LIC74 chromosome A2, mLynCan4.pri.v2, whole genome shotgun sequence harbors:
- the LOC115501681 gene encoding LOW QUALITY PROTEIN: triosephosphate isomerase-like (The sequence of the model RefSeq protein was modified relative to this genomic sequence to represent the inferred CDS: inserted 1 base in 1 codon; deleted 1 base in 1 codon) gives MKCIGDRSQKLFFRVIHLPCVNSSATVPSRKFFVGGERVEGDRKMYGRKKNLEELITTPNTTMVLADMTSKWLVCAPPPPRNCLIDFVPQKLDPKIAVAVQNCYKVPNAAFTGEISPAMIKDCGATWVVPGHWERRCVFGNSDELIGQKVAPALAEGLGVNPCMGEKLDEREAGITEKVVFEQTKIITDNVKDXTGAYEPVYVIGIGKTAMPQQAQEVQEKLQGWLTSNVCDAVAQSTRSIYGGSVTGATCKELASQPDVDGFLVGGAFLKPKSVDIINAKQ, from the exons ATGAAGTGCATAGGTGATAGAtctcaaaagttattttttaggGTGATACACCTTCCATGTGTCAACTCCAGCGCCACGGTGCCCTCGAGGAAGTTCTTCGTGGGG GGGGAGCGTGTGGAGGGGGACAGGAAGATGTATGGGCGGAAGAAGAACCTGGAGGAACTCATCACCACTCCGAATACGACCATGGTGCTGGCTGACATGACATCGAAGTGGTTGGtttgtgcacccccccccccccgcaactgcCTAATCGACTTTGTCCCACAGAAGCTAGATCCCAAGATTGCTGTGGCTGTGCAGAACTGCTACAAAGTGCCTAACGCAGCCTTTACTGGGGAGATCAGCCCTGCCATGATCAAAGACTGTGGAGCCACGTGGGTAGTCCCGGGGCACTGGGAAAGAAGGTGTGTCTTTGGGAACTCAGATGAGCTGATTGGACAGAAAGTGGCCCCTGCCCTGGCAGAGGGACTTGGAGTAAACCCCTGCATGGGGGAGAAACTAGATGAGAGGGAAGCTGGCATCACTGAGAAGGTCGTTTTTGAGCAAACCAAGATCATCACAGATAATGTGAAGG TGACTGGAGCCTATGAGCCTGTATATGTCATTGGTATTGGCAAGACTGCAATGCCCCAACAAGCTCAGGAAGTACAAGAAAAGCTCCAGGGATGGCTGACGTCTAATGTCTGTGACGCAGTGGCTCAGAGTACCCGTAGCATCTATGGAGGTTCTGTGACTGGGGCAACCTGCAAGGAGCTAGCAAGCCAGCCTGATGTGGATGGCTTCCTCGTGGGTGGGGCTTTCCTCAAGCCCAAGTCTGTGGATATCATCAATGCCAAACAATAA